The sequence below is a genomic window from Thiomonas intermedia.
CCCGGGCGTCGAGCAGGGCGACGGCGAGGGCGTCGCCCAGGGCGAGCTGGGCGGTCGTGCTCGCAGTGGGGGCCAGGTTGAGCGGACAGGCTTCCTGTTCGACCGCGCAATCGAGCAGGATGTCGGCATGTCGCGCCAGGGTCGAGTCGGTGCGGCCGGTCATGCTGATGAGGGTGGCGCCAAGGCGCTTGACCTGAGGCACGATGCGGGTGAGCTCCTCGGTCTCGCCCGAGTTGGACAGGGCCAGGAACACGTCGTCGCGCGTCACCATGCCGAGGTCGCCGTGACTGGCTTCGGCCGGGTGCACGAAGTAGGCCGGTGTACCGGTGGAGGCGAAGGTGGCGGCGATCTTGCGGCCCACATGGCCCGACTTGCCCATGCCCGAAACCACCACACGCCCGGTGCTCTGCAGAATGCACTGCACCGCCTGCGCCAAGGCACGCGAGAGGGGCGGGCTGGCGAGGCGCTCGCGCAGGGCGACCAGGGCGCGGGCTTCGATATCCAGAGTGTCTCGCGCGAGTTGCACCGCGCGGTCAGGCGAGTAGGGGGTTTGCATCAGCGGCAGTATAAAAACCGCGGCGCGTCGTGTCTTGGCGGCGCCTTAGGGCGACCGCGAAAGACAAGTTCAGCGTGGCCTCAGCTCACGATGCCCTGGTGCATGGCGTAACGCACCAGATCGGCGTCGTTGTCGAGGGCGAGTTTGTGCATCAGCCGGGTCTTGTGGGTGCTCACCGTCTTGCAACTGATGTGCAACTCATCCGCGACCTGATTGACCGATTTGCCTTCGACCAACCGCATGAACACCTGCATCTCGCGATCGGAAAGGCGGGCATGGGGCTCCTCGGCCGCGTCGCCTTCGTTCATGTAATTGGCCAGCTGCTCGGCCACGCCCGGGGTGAGATAGCGTCCGCCGTGAATGACTTTGTGGATGGCTTCGACGAGCACATCGGGGCTGCAGCCCTTGGTCAGATAGCCGGCGGCCCCGCCGCGCAGGGCACGCAGGGCAAACTGCTGCTCGGGATGCATGCTCAGGATGAGCACGGGCAACGCGGGATGGGCGAGCTTGATGCGCTTGAGCAGATCGAGCCCATTGCCCTGCGGCATCGACAGATCGAGCAGCACCACGCTCCAGGGTTGTTCGCGGATGGCCTGCATGGCCTGGACGATGTCGCCGCACCATACGGCCTGCATGCCGTTGGAGCCGAGAAAGCGCGCCAGGCTCTCGCCCAGCAGCGCATGGTCGTCGATGATGAGCACGCGCGGTTCATCCATGGGCGGGCTCCTCGGTCACGGGCATGCACACTCTCACCCGCGCGCCGCCATGCGGCGAAGCGTCGAGCTGGAAGCTGCCGCCGAACACCGCGGCGCGCTCGCGCATGCCGCGCAGGCCCAGTGAAGGGCGGCTGGGGGAGGCGTGCTGCGGCGTGTAGCCCAGACCATCGTCCTCCACGGAAATGCAGATCTGCCCACCTTGCGCATCGACGCAGCGCACCCAGGCCTGGCGTGCCTTGGCATGACGCGCCACATTTGTCAGGCCTTCCTGCGCGATGCGGAACAGCTCCGTGGCGATCAAGTCGTCCACCTCGCACAGGTAGCTCAGATCGGTGATCACACGCAAGTCGTAGCGCTTGGCGTATTGCTCGGCCATCCAGCGCAGCGCCGCCTTGAGCCCCAGATCGAGCACGCTGGGACGTAGCTCGGCCGCCACGCGCCGTCCTGCTTCCGCGGCGGTGCGGATGAGCTTGTCGACATTGCCGAACAGATCCGTCGAGTCGGAAGCGCCGAATTGCCGACGCAGCAAAGCCACATCCATCTGCAAGGCGGTGAGCACCTGTCCTAGATCGTCATGCAGGTCGCGCGCCATGCGCGCCCGTTCGGCCTCCCGTACCGACTCCAGATGCGAGGCCACCTGTCGCAAATCGCTCGATAGTGTGAGCAACTGCGATTCGCGCTGGTGACTGTGGGTGACGTTGAGCATGATGCCGGTGGACTCGGCGGTCAGCGCATCGAGACTACGCGTGCGGGCGCGCACGTTCACCCACTTGAGCCCATGCTGGGTGTGAAGGCGTCCCTCCCAGTTCCAGAACCCCGATGCCACGCTGGCCTGCAAGCTGGCGTGAAAGGGGGCGAGGTCCTGCGGGTCGATCCGGTCGATGATGCGCTGCGCCAGATCGCGCAGTTCACCAATCGGCAGCCCGCAGACCTCATGGCAGTTGGCGCTGGCGAAATCGCATTGCAACGGGTCTCCGCCGTGTCGCAGACGGAATACGAAACCGGGCAACTGATCGACCAGTTCGGGTAGATCGAAGGCAACACGCCAGTCGTCCACAGCCGAAATGGCCTCGCGCCCCGGAGCGGGAGTCGGATCGGTATCGTCCGAGGAGAGCACAGCTTTCATGGTCAGCGACCGCTCCGTGAGATCGGCGTCATTTTTGTCGCCCAAAAACCAGCGCCGCAGGAAATGATCAGAACGGCATCAGACTATCAGAAATTTCTGACAGGGAAATCATCCTTTTCCGACGCGGTAATGGGGGGCGTGCTGATCGATTCGGACCCGGACAAATTCGACAATTCAGCCCATCGAATGCGACATTTGCCGATGATTTCCTACGGGAATCGACGGCATCGAGATGAGGACGTTCGAGGGCAGAGGGCTGAACGAAGGAAGTCGGCCAGTCTCGATGTAACAAGACGTCCATTATTTATCCATATATTGCGGGCGAGTTCAGTGAAAAAAATGACGCTGAAGGCGTTCGGGGTTGTCCAGCGACATGCTGACTGCAAGTGTCGGTGTCGTTGGG
It includes:
- a CDS encoding response regulator, translating into MDEPRVLIIDDHALLGESLARFLGSNGMQAVWCGDIVQAMQAIREQPWSVVLLDLSMPQGNGLDLLKRIKLAHPALPVLILSMHPEQQFALRALRGGAAGYLTKGCSPDVLVEAIHKVIHGGRYLTPGVAEQLANYMNEGDAAEEPHARLSDREMQVFMRLVEGKSVNQVADELHISCKTVSTHKTRLMHKLALDNDADLVRYAMHQGIVS
- a CDS encoding PAS domain-containing sensor histidine kinase gives rise to the protein MKAVLSSDDTDPTPAPGREAISAVDDWRVAFDLPELVDQLPGFVFRLRHGGDPLQCDFASANCHEVCGLPIGELRDLAQRIIDRIDPQDLAPFHASLQASVASGFWNWEGRLHTQHGLKWVNVRARTRSLDALTAESTGIMLNVTHSHQRESQLLTLSSDLRQVASHLESVREAERARMARDLHDDLGQVLTALQMDVALLRRQFGASDSTDLFGNVDKLIRTAAEAGRRVAAELRPSVLDLGLKAALRWMAEQYAKRYDLRVITDLSYLCEVDDLIATELFRIAQEGLTNVARHAKARQAWVRCVDAQGGQICISVEDDGLGYTPQHASPSRPSLGLRGMRERAAVFGGSFQLDASPHGGARVRVCMPVTEEPAHG
- a CDS encoding KpsF/GutQ family sugar-phosphate isomerase, whose amino-acid sequence is MQTPYSPDRAVQLARDTLDIEARALVALRERLASPPLSRALAQAVQCILQSTGRVVVSGMGKSGHVGRKIAATFASTGTPAYFVHPAEASHGDLGMVTRDDVFLALSNSGETEELTRIVPQVKRLGATLISMTGRTDSTLARHADILLDCAVEQEACPLNLAPTASTTAQLALGDALAVALLDARGFGPDDFARTHPGGSLGRRLLTHVRDVMRHGEAVPTVSGDAPFTAALMEITRKGLGMTAVVDAQGVLAGIITDGDLRRLIEKGANLNTLQAKQAMHPQPRTIGPDALAVEAVQLMEQYRINQLLVADPQGRPVGALNTHDLLAAKVI